From Psychrobacillus sp. FSL K6-2836, a single genomic window includes:
- the larE gene encoding ATP-dependent sacrificial sulfur transferase LarE — protein MNKTIEKNEKLGEILSSMNRVIVAFSGGVDSTLVLKRAQQVLGTSNVLAVVVGSELFRKEEFDGAVQLGKKMGAVVHETEIKELEEEEIAANTPDSWYYSKKLLYSHLNQLAKKLNYDYVLDGMIMDDLSDFRPGLRARTEAGARSVLQEAGFYKQEVRELSKELDLPVWNKPASCSLASRIPYGIRLDKRKIEQVNQAEKFITELGFNMVRVRYHDNVARIEVRPEDIIGLLKHRDRIQLKLTSLGFSYVSVDIFGYRTGSMNEVLPADLLKAEGN, from the coding sequence ATGAATAAAACAATAGAGAAAAATGAAAAGCTAGGTGAAATACTATCTAGTATGAATAGAGTTATTGTAGCTTTTTCTGGTGGAGTTGATAGTACATTAGTTTTAAAAAGAGCACAACAAGTGTTAGGAACTTCCAATGTTCTTGCAGTCGTAGTTGGATCTGAGCTATTTCGTAAAGAAGAGTTTGATGGTGCTGTGCAACTAGGGAAAAAAATGGGAGCAGTAGTTCATGAGACTGAAATTAAAGAATTAGAAGAAGAAGAAATTGCAGCGAATACACCTGATAGCTGGTACTATAGCAAGAAATTATTGTATTCACATTTAAACCAACTTGCTAAAAAATTAAATTATGACTATGTTCTAGACGGTATGATAATGGATGATTTATCCGATTTTCGCCCAGGATTAAGAGCGAGAACTGAAGCAGGGGCACGCAGTGTATTGCAGGAAGCTGGTTTCTATAAGCAAGAAGTCCGTGAATTGTCTAAAGAACTTGACCTTCCAGTATGGAATAAACCAGCGTCTTGTAGTCTTGCGTCCAGAATTCCTTATGGAATAAGATTAGATAAACGTAAAATTGAACAAGTGAATCAAGCAGAAAAATTCATTACAGAACTTGGGTTTAACATGGTTCGTGTACGCTATCATGATAATGTTGCTCGTATTGAAGTAAGGCCAGAGGATATTATTGGATTGTTAAAACATAGAGATAGAATCCAGTTAAAATTAACATCACTCGGGTTTAGTTATGTGTCGGTAGATATATTTGGATATCGCACTGGAAGTATGAACGAGGTCTTACCAGCTGATTTATTGAAGGCAGAAGGTAATTAA
- a CDS encoding 2-keto-3-deoxygluconate permease has translation MNIKDTVEKVPGGMMVVPLLLGATLNTIDQMHIPVVMNFLKMLGTAPTDAGHYEFLRIGGFSQELFKDSALVLIALFLFCVGSQMNLRVGGRALKKGVLLTSTKYFTGLAVGMAFGFIFDPWTGILGLSTLAIIAAMTNSNSGMYAALTGQYGNRSDVGGLSILAINDGPFLTLVSLGLLGTTLPIIAFVAVLLPIGIGMLLGNLDPKIREFLKPGESLTIPFFAFALGAGMNLANFLNPDVLAGGLVIALLTFFLTGGIGILVFKLSGEKSYIAPIAEASTAGNAVATPAAVLAAASVALGTGAMSAVDFEMLQSVVPIATAQISISTITTSLLCPLGVILMDRYQRKRGIIGTAEDIEVGNKKKKKSSKEVLSN, from the coding sequence TTGAATATTAAAGATACTGTTGAAAAAGTACCAGGTGGCATGATGGTAGTTCCACTTTTATTGGGGGCTACACTTAACACAATTGATCAAATGCACATTCCAGTAGTTATGAACTTTTTAAAAATGTTAGGAACTGCACCAACAGATGCTGGTCACTATGAATTTTTAAGAATTGGTGGATTTTCACAAGAATTATTTAAAGATAGTGCATTAGTTCTTATTGCATTATTCTTATTTTGTGTAGGAAGCCAAATGAATTTAAGAGTAGGCGGAAGAGCGTTGAAAAAGGGAGTACTGTTAACTAGTACAAAATATTTTACTGGACTTGCAGTAGGTATGGCATTCGGATTTATTTTTGATCCTTGGACAGGAATACTAGGACTTTCCACTTTAGCAATTATTGCGGCGATGACTAATAGTAACAGTGGAATGTATGCGGCTTTAACTGGACAGTATGGTAACAGATCAGATGTGGGTGGATTATCAATATTAGCTATTAATGATGGACCTTTCTTGACATTGGTTTCTTTAGGACTTTTAGGGACAACATTACCAATCATTGCTTTTGTCGCAGTGTTATTGCCGATTGGTATTGGAATGCTTTTAGGAAACCTTGATCCCAAAATCCGCGAATTTTTAAAACCGGGCGAGTCGTTAACAATTCCATTTTTTGCATTTGCATTAGGAGCGGGGATGAATTTAGCGAATTTCTTAAATCCTGATGTTTTAGCAGGAGGATTAGTCATTGCTCTTTTAACATTTTTCCTTACGGGTGGGATTGGAATTCTTGTATTTAAACTATCTGGTGAAAAGAGTTATATTGCTCCAATTGCGGAAGCATCAACAGCAGGAAATGCAGTAGCAACACCTGCTGCGGTATTAGCTGCAGCATCAGTAGCATTGGGTACAGGGGCGATGAGCGCAGTGGATTTTGAAATGTTACAAAGTGTTGTTCCGATTGCTACAGCTCAGATTTCTATATCCACAATAACCACCTCTCTACTGTGTCCGCTTGGAGTAATCTTGATGGATAGATATCAAAGAAAAAGAGGGATTATTGGGACTGCAGAAGATATAGAAGTAGGAAATAAGAAAAAAAAGAAAAGTAGTAAAGAGGTATTAAGTAACTAA
- the larB gene encoding nickel pincer cofactor biosynthesis protein LarB yields MESFEDLGFSKVDFDREKRQGFPEVIYGEGKTTEQIKIIMSKLIEEHGKVMVTRVDKEKGQALMEVFPLAKYDATSRILLYGAPTQQFGGEVMVLCAGTSDLFVAEEAAITATWMGCKVNRLYDVGVAGIDRLLAYRDEIQKASVLIVVAGMEGALPSVVGGLVQRPVIAVPTSVGYGAHLQGLTPLLAMLSSCASGMSVVNIDNGFGAGYQATLILKLASEGVNNEVIIS; encoded by the coding sequence ATGGAGAGTTTTGAAGATTTGGGGTTTAGTAAAGTAGATTTTGATAGAGAGAAACGGCAAGGCTTTCCAGAGGTTATTTATGGCGAGGGAAAAACAACCGAGCAAATCAAAATTATCATGTCTAAGTTAATTGAGGAACATGGAAAAGTGATGGTTACAAGAGTTGATAAAGAGAAAGGTCAAGCCCTCATGGAAGTATTCCCTTTAGCTAAATACGATGCCACGAGCCGTATTTTACTATATGGTGCTCCAACACAACAATTTGGTGGTGAGGTTATGGTGTTATGTGCAGGAACCTCAGACCTATTTGTAGCAGAAGAGGCAGCGATTACAGCGACATGGATGGGCTGCAAGGTAAATAGATTATATGACGTTGGAGTCGCTGGTATTGATAGATTACTTGCCTATCGTGACGAAATCCAAAAGGCTAGTGTGCTAATCGTTGTAGCTGGAATGGAAGGTGCACTTCCAAGTGTAGTTGGAGGGTTAGTTCAGAGACCAGTAATAGCGGTACCAACTTCCGTCGGATATGGTGCACATCTTCAAGGGTTAACACCATTACTTGCTATGCTCTCTTCTTGTGCTTCAGGGATGAGTGTGGTGAACATCGATAATGGATTTGGTGCAGGGTACCAAGCTACGCTTATTCTAAAACTTGCTTCAGAGGGGGTAAATAATGAAGTTATTATATCTTGA
- the larA gene encoding nickel-dependent lactate racemase has translation MITELLYGKDGISIDFPDNSFIIEPKNLPTLENEKEAVRRALRNPIGALPLKESVKSTDTVSIVISDITRPTPNHILVPLLIEELSHVPLENFVIINGTGTHRDQTREEFIQMLGEWVVDNIRIINNNCHEKETLVNLGHSKFGCDVYLNKEYVESDFRIVTGFIEPHFFAGFSGGPKGIMPGIAGIETIMTFHNARMIGDPLATWGNMINNPVQDMTREINALCKPNFMLNVTLNREKGITEVFAGELYEAHDKGCEFAKEHTMFRCEERFDVVITSNSGYPLDQNLYQAVKGMSAAHKIVKEGGSIIIASECSDGLPDHGNYSKIFEMADSPQALLDLINNPDFKLFDQWQVQKQAVIQVWAEVYVYSKLKDEQVLGTMLKPTHNIEQTLEDLKQKYGENMTIAILPLGPLTIPYVEEQVLATDI, from the coding sequence ATGATCACAGAATTACTCTATGGAAAAGATGGTATTTCAATAGATTTTCCAGATAACTCTTTTATCATCGAACCTAAAAACTTGCCTACATTAGAGAATGAAAAAGAGGCAGTTAGACGAGCATTAAGAAATCCAATTGGCGCATTGCCGCTAAAGGAATCTGTAAAATCTACAGATACTGTATCTATTGTAATTAGCGATATTACTAGACCTACTCCCAATCATATATTAGTACCATTATTAATTGAGGAATTGAGCCATGTACCTTTGGAGAATTTTGTGATTATCAATGGAACTGGAACGCATCGAGATCAAACAAGAGAAGAGTTTATTCAAATGCTTGGTGAATGGGTTGTTGATAACATCAGAATTATTAATAATAACTGTCATGAAAAAGAGACGCTTGTAAATCTTGGTCATAGCAAATTTGGCTGTGATGTATATTTAAATAAAGAATATGTGGAATCAGATTTTCGTATTGTAACAGGCTTTATTGAACCTCACTTTTTCGCTGGCTTTTCTGGGGGACCCAAAGGAATTATGCCTGGAATCGCCGGAATTGAAACAATTATGACTTTTCATAACGCTAGAATGATAGGTGATCCCCTTGCAACTTGGGGAAATATGATTAATAATCCCGTTCAGGATATGACTCGTGAAATAAATGCCTTATGTAAACCTAATTTCATGCTGAATGTCACGCTCAATCGCGAAAAAGGAATTACGGAAGTTTTTGCAGGAGAGTTATATGAAGCACATGATAAGGGGTGCGAGTTTGCAAAAGAACACACTATGTTCCGTTGTGAGGAGCGTTTTGATGTAGTTATTACTTCAAACTCCGGTTATCCGCTTGACCAAAATCTTTATCAAGCAGTAAAAGGAATGAGTGCAGCGCATAAAATTGTGAAAGAGGGAGGATCTATTATTATTGCATCTGAATGTTCAGATGGACTTCCTGATCATGGAAATTATTCTAAGATTTTTGAAATGGCAGATTCACCACAAGCTTTACTTGATTTGATTAATAATCCTGACTTCAAACTGTTTGACCAATGGCAAGTACAAAAACAAGCGGTAATACAGGTTTGGGCTGAGGTGTATGTATATTCGAAGTTAAAAGATGAACAAGTTTTGGGGACAATGTTGAAACCAACTCATAATATTGAGCAAACACTAGAAGATTTAAAGCAAAAGTATGGTGAAAATATGACAATAGCCATACTTCCACTTGGGCCATTAACTATTCCATATGTCGAGGAACAAGTATTAGCGACTGATATCTAG
- the larC gene encoding nickel pincer cofactor biosynthesis protein LarC — translation MKLLYLDCQSGISGDMTLSALIDLGADINYIRKQLEELPIDPFTLSVKQVDKRGISSKLLDLQFDEIPFKEHSHSQEHDHTHEHTHNHEHGHTHEHTHSQEHGHTHEHKHSHQHDHTHSHVHSHTHDEHHHHSHRKASTILDMIKNSKLPIRVKDRSLAVFQAIAEAEGKVHGMDPNEVHFHEVGAMDSIIDIIGVCLALESLNVSKVMASPVPTGHGKIMIAHGLYPIPAPATAELLKGVPLADFHVQGELTTPTGAGFLKALASEYTHMPPFAIENIGYGAGKKDFEHPNVLRAILFNNIENNDREKIVVLECQLDDSTGEALGYVMEKILEQGALDVYFTPVSMKKSRPGILITILTKEEKASVLEELLLRETSTFGVRRSEWSRRILTREFKTIETIYGKIVVKIGSLEGKVIKVSPEYEDVKQAALQSNMPLLDIYLAAQEAAKEQL, via the coding sequence ATGAAGTTATTATATCTTGATTGCCAATCGGGAATCTCAGGTGATATGACACTTTCTGCATTGATTGATTTGGGAGCGGATATTAACTATATTAGGAAGCAGTTAGAAGAACTCCCAATTGATCCATTTACGTTAAGTGTAAAACAAGTTGATAAAAGAGGTATTTCTTCAAAACTATTAGACCTACAATTTGATGAAATACCTTTTAAAGAACATTCGCATAGTCAAGAGCATGATCACACACACGAGCACACGCATAATCATGAGCATGGTCACACACACGAGCACACGCATAGTCAAGAGCATGGTCACACACACGAGCACAAGCATAGCCATCAACATGACCATACTCATAGTCACGTACATAGTCATACTCACGATGAACATCACCATCACTCCCATAGAAAAGCTTCCACAATCTTAGACATGATTAAAAATAGTAAACTACCTATTCGAGTGAAAGACAGAAGTTTAGCTGTTTTTCAAGCAATTGCAGAAGCCGAAGGAAAGGTTCATGGGATGGATCCGAACGAGGTGCATTTTCATGAGGTTGGCGCAATGGATTCAATCATCGATATAATTGGTGTTTGTTTAGCACTTGAAAGTTTGAACGTTTCCAAGGTTATGGCATCACCAGTACCGACAGGGCATGGGAAAATAATGATAGCACATGGACTTTATCCAATTCCTGCTCCAGCTACAGCTGAACTATTGAAGGGAGTTCCTTTGGCCGACTTTCATGTTCAGGGAGAGTTAACAACACCCACAGGAGCTGGATTTTTGAAAGCTTTGGCAAGTGAATATACTCACATGCCTCCGTTTGCAATAGAAAATATTGGATATGGAGCAGGAAAAAAAGATTTTGAACATCCAAATGTTTTAAGAGCAATTCTTTTCAATAATATAGAAAATAATGATAGAGAAAAAATAGTGGTTTTAGAATGTCAGCTGGATGATTCAACTGGTGAGGCACTCGGTTATGTGATGGAAAAAATATTGGAACAAGGAGCTTTAGATGTTTATTTTACTCCAGTTTCTATGAAAAAAAGCAGACCAGGTATATTAATTACGATCCTGACAAAAGAGGAAAAAGCATCCGTTTTAGAAGAACTTTTATTACGTGAGACAAGTACATTTGGTGTTAGAAGGTCGGAATGGTCTCGAAGAATATTAACACGAGAGTTTAAAACGATTGAAACGATATACGGAAAAATTGTCGTCAAAATTGGTAGTCTTGAAGGTAAAGTTATAAAGGTTTCCCCTGAATACGAGGATGTAAAACAAGCAGCTCTTCAAAGTAATATGCCATTATTAGATATTTATTTAGCCGCCCAGGAAGCCGCTAAAGAACAATTGTAA
- a CDS encoding ParM/StbA family protein encodes MNTSRICAIDVGNDSVKALFGKLDYELNIPNVIAVSTEDRPVIGIEELNDKDPIEGIHIKVHSPALNENNVIYRVGSLATKSDNATELDPGSNKSEEDQTLVMLFATLALDAVRGENAEVFKKNNNVIDANYTLGTGLPLREVKEGKDVGYRSQLLGSVHQVEFLVTPKYQGLKVNIKFDEVKIYPEGFAAYINLVMDNDLNIINRDLVDKSILIQDIGGLSTDVAVIKNRNVDDDKAQGFNLGVSEALESIREEIRLKHGVELDSRRDVVDIITRKNDRNHIMVNGSRTSVHDITDRILLDLAKKEYRHLRNVWQKNSQTEICYFVGGGAIVLKEYIKTLNNNLNGYNIEFFEDEKESIWMMANAYHKLISDFVRKNKKDIKSNEATKQKVEK; translated from the coding sequence ATGAACACTTCAAGAATTTGTGCAATCGATGTAGGAAACGACTCAGTTAAAGCTTTATTTGGAAAGTTAGATTATGAACTAAATATTCCTAATGTAATAGCAGTATCAACAGAGGACAGACCGGTTATAGGTATAGAGGAATTGAATGATAAAGATCCAATTGAAGGGATTCATATTAAAGTACACTCCCCTGCCCTAAACGAAAACAATGTAATTTACCGTGTTGGTAGCTTAGCAACTAAAAGTGATAATGCAACTGAATTAGACCCTGGTAGCAACAAATCAGAGGAAGATCAAACATTAGTTATGTTATTTGCTACTTTAGCTTTAGATGCAGTTAGAGGAGAAAACGCAGAAGTTTTTAAAAAGAATAATAATGTAATTGATGCTAACTATACGCTAGGAACTGGTCTACCACTTCGTGAAGTTAAAGAAGGAAAAGATGTAGGCTATCGCTCGCAGCTATTAGGATCTGTTCACCAAGTTGAATTTTTAGTAACCCCTAAATACCAAGGGTTAAAAGTAAATATTAAGTTCGATGAAGTTAAGATATATCCTGAAGGATTTGCAGCATATATTAACTTAGTAATGGATAATGATTTAAACATTATTAATAGAGATTTAGTAGACAAAAGTATCCTAATTCAAGATATTGGTGGCCTTTCAACTGATGTTGCGGTCATTAAGAATCGTAATGTAGATGACGATAAAGCACAGGGATTCAATTTAGGTGTTTCTGAGGCACTAGAGTCCATTCGAGAAGAAATTAGATTAAAACATGGTGTAGAATTAGATAGCCGAAGAGATGTTGTAGATATTATCACCAGAAAAAATGATCGTAATCATATTATGGTTAATGGTAGCCGTACAAGCGTTCATGATATTACCGATAGAATTCTTCTAGACTTAGCGAAGAAAGAATATCGCCATTTACGTAATGTTTGGCAAAAAAATTCGCAAACAGAGATCTGCTATTTTGTAGGCGGTGGAGCAATCGTATTAAAAGAATATATTAAAACACTAAATAACAACTTAAATGGCTATAATATCGAATTCTTTGAAGATGAAAAAGAGAGCATTTGGATGATGGCAAATGCTTATCACAAATTAATCTCTGATTTTGTTAGAAAGAATAAGAAAGATATAAAAAGCAATGAAGCAACGAAACAAAAAGTAGAAAAATAG
- a CDS encoding DEAD/DEAH box helicase: MNFSMNEAKIKKLCGVTAFKKGKSYYQAGKVQVHSFQPDDSVIKATVHAGDDVEVMVVADYDGKVGATCTCPPIGFVKTYCQHIAAVLFVVEEKEIEERLASRMLDLFENRSVHPTAKQLHFDKRQTLHVEFICRPLPLMEGEDNGIGIHLKVGLNTLHSIFNVKSFLRNIEKKEPFEYAPGQYYAQEIYSFSKETDAVLQLLIKGQHEQVVQIDTLVISASDWDQLLPLLTKAPLVRFKHEEKLYDGVQLGKDLPLRFAFDETKKTNYQLNVEGLDRVIVFKGYSFAFSEGILYKLHPADCIRLAELKEMLDQSGKHELVISESQIDLFMEKTIPGLMKLGHVHIAESISKRIGETPLRVKLFLDRVKHRILAGLEFHYGHLVLNPCEELESDVMHYPGIRRHLNKEQQIIDVLLESGFTQTPGGFYLFDEEAEYHFLYHVLSSLEKWVQIYASTAVKMRVQRGYIGPRIRVEVKERTDWLEFKFDLKEIPEKEIQRLMASIEEKRKYYRIPGGNLVSLETPEYQALSSFIIDMGITTDTIEDEIRIPLIKGMQMIESLDQSELVEPGQNFAKLMKNLHDPENLELDGSTPLDGVLRDYQKVGFRWFQLLAKYKFGGILADDMGLGKTLQSITFIESVLPDVRTRNLPVLIVCPASLLYNWRNELKKFTPHIQVQVIDGNKTKRSDLWKQTSHADVIITSYPTLRMDTELYRNHLFHTLFLDEAQAFKNPGTKTAKAVKMIKAEYRFALTGTPIENALDELWSIFHVVFPELLPGRRAFSELSRENIAKRVRPFILRRMKQDVLKELPEKTETMLYSELQLEQKTLYAAYLAELKQDALKHLKKGNLQRNRIRILAGLTRLRQLCCHPALFVEGYKGSSAKFEQLMELLEESRISGRRVLIFSQFTQMLGIIRGRLIREGTPYFYLDGQTSSEERVELCDRFNNGEENLFLISLKAGGTGLNLTGADTVILYDLWWNPAVEQQAADRAHRMGQENEVHVIRLIAKGTIEEKITQLQHKKKSLIDEVIHSGQDTLSTMTEEDIKEILMIE, from the coding sequence ATGAATTTTTCGATGAATGAAGCAAAAATAAAGAAATTATGCGGGGTTACAGCTTTTAAAAAAGGTAAATCCTATTATCAAGCGGGAAAAGTACAGGTGCATTCTTTTCAACCAGATGATTCGGTCATAAAAGCCACTGTACATGCAGGCGATGATGTTGAAGTTATGGTAGTAGCAGATTATGATGGGAAGGTTGGAGCTACTTGTACTTGCCCGCCTATAGGATTTGTCAAAACGTACTGTCAGCATATTGCAGCAGTGCTATTTGTAGTAGAAGAAAAGGAAATAGAGGAACGTTTGGCATCAAGAATGCTTGATTTGTTTGAAAATAGATCTGTGCATCCTACAGCGAAGCAACTACATTTTGATAAAAGACAAACGCTACATGTCGAATTTATATGCCGTCCATTACCGTTAATGGAAGGTGAGGACAATGGAATCGGAATTCATTTAAAAGTAGGTTTAAATACTTTGCATAGTATTTTCAACGTGAAGAGTTTTCTTCGTAATATTGAGAAAAAAGAGCCGTTTGAATATGCCCCGGGGCAGTATTATGCACAGGAAATTTATAGCTTCTCAAAAGAAACTGATGCAGTTCTTCAGCTATTGATAAAAGGGCAGCATGAGCAAGTTGTCCAAATAGATACTTTAGTCATTTCAGCATCGGATTGGGATCAGCTACTTCCTTTATTAACAAAAGCACCGTTAGTTCGATTCAAACACGAAGAAAAATTGTACGATGGAGTACAGCTTGGAAAAGATCTGCCTCTTCGTTTTGCCTTTGATGAAACAAAGAAGACCAATTACCAGCTAAATGTGGAGGGACTTGACCGAGTAATTGTTTTCAAAGGATATAGTTTTGCATTTTCAGAAGGAATTCTGTATAAACTTCACCCAGCTGATTGCATTCGACTGGCAGAATTAAAAGAAATGCTCGATCAGTCTGGAAAACATGAATTGGTCATTTCGGAGAGTCAAATAGATCTTTTTATGGAGAAAACTATACCTGGACTTATGAAACTTGGCCATGTACATATAGCAGAATCTATTTCAAAAAGAATCGGTGAAACTCCACTTCGGGTTAAGTTATTTTTAGACCGAGTCAAGCATCGAATACTTGCAGGGCTTGAATTCCATTATGGACATCTTGTTCTCAACCCTTGTGAGGAGTTAGAGTCAGATGTTATGCATTATCCTGGTATTAGACGTCACCTCAATAAGGAACAACAGATTATCGATGTACTATTGGAGAGTGGATTTACTCAAACTCCAGGGGGATTTTACTTATTCGACGAAGAGGCAGAATATCACTTTTTATATCATGTGCTATCTAGCCTGGAAAAGTGGGTTCAAATATATGCCTCGACAGCAGTTAAAATGCGTGTACAAAGAGGATATATTGGTCCGAGGATAAGAGTGGAAGTGAAGGAACGCACAGATTGGTTAGAGTTTAAGTTTGATCTAAAAGAGATTCCAGAGAAGGAAATCCAGCGATTGATGGCTTCCATTGAAGAAAAACGAAAATATTATCGTATTCCTGGTGGTAACTTAGTCTCACTTGAAACACCTGAATACCAAGCTCTATCTAGTTTTATCATCGATATGGGAATTACTACTGATACAATTGAGGATGAAATTCGTATCCCATTAATAAAAGGAATGCAAATGATTGAATCTTTGGATCAAAGTGAACTTGTGGAGCCTGGTCAAAATTTTGCCAAGCTTATGAAAAACTTACACGACCCTGAAAACCTAGAATTAGATGGTTCAACCCCTCTAGATGGGGTACTTAGAGACTATCAAAAAGTAGGATTTCGATGGTTTCAACTACTAGCAAAATATAAATTTGGTGGCATCCTAGCCGATGACATGGGACTTGGTAAAACGCTTCAAAGTATTACATTCATTGAATCTGTACTTCCGGATGTACGTACACGAAATTTACCGGTGTTGATCGTATGCCCTGCCTCGCTCTTATACAATTGGAGGAATGAGCTAAAAAAATTCACGCCACATATTCAAGTCCAAGTGATAGATGGCAACAAAACAAAAAGAAGTGATTTGTGGAAACAGACTTCACATGCTGATGTAATAATTACTTCGTATCCAACGCTTCGAATGGATACAGAACTATACCGAAATCACCTCTTTCATACATTGTTCCTAGACGAAGCGCAGGCATTCAAAAACCCAGGAACTAAAACAGCAAAAGCGGTAAAGATGATCAAAGCAGAATATCGATTTGCCTTAACAGGGACTCCAATCGAGAATGCATTAGACGAGCTTTGGTCAATATTCCATGTAGTGTTTCCAGAACTATTGCCTGGTAGAAGAGCTTTTAGTGAATTAAGCCGTGAAAATATTGCGAAACGGGTAAGACCGTTTATATTGCGTCGGATGAAACAGGACGTGCTTAAGGAATTACCAGAGAAGACAGAAACGATGCTCTATTCCGAATTACAACTGGAACAAAAAACGTTATATGCTGCTTACTTGGCTGAACTTAAACAGGACGCACTGAAGCATTTGAAAAAAGGTAATCTTCAAAGAAACCGCATAAGAATATTGGCCGGATTAACACGACTTCGCCAGCTATGTTGCCATCCAGCCCTTTTCGTAGAAGGGTATAAAGGAAGCTCAGCTAAATTTGAACAGTTGATGGAACTCTTAGAAGAAAGCCGTATATCGGGGAGAAGAGTGCTCATTTTTTCACAGTTTACACAGATGCTAGGTATTATTAGAGGGAGACTTATACGAGAGGGGACCCCTTATTTTTATCTAGACGGTCAAACCTCATCTGAAGAACGAGTAGAATTATGTGATCGCTTTAACAATGGAGAAGAGAATCTATTTCTAATTTCCTTAAAAGCAGGAGGGACTGGGTTGAATCTGACTGGAGCAGATACAGTTATTCTATACGACCTATGGTGGAATCCGGCAGTGGAGCAGCAAGCTGCAGATAGAGCTCACCGGATGGGTCAAGAAAATGAAGTACACGTCATTCGTTTAATAGCAAAGGGCACCATCGAAGAGAAAATTACTCAGCTGCAACATAAAAAGAAAAGCCTTATTGATGAAGTTATTCACTCGGGGCAGGACACATTGTCCACAATGACAGAAGAGGATATAAAAGAAATATTGATGATTGAATAG
- a CDS encoding glycerate kinase: MRIIIAPDSFKGSLSAVEAASSIDRGIKKVFSDAETILLPVGDGGEGTMETLVAATGGEIRKVLVIGPLGNQIEAAYGVLGDGETCVIEMASASGLQLVPEGELCPLEATTYGTGELILQALNDGFTTFIIGLGGSATNDGGSGMLQALGMHLLDEQGNEISWGGGELSKVNRIDINSFDKRISKSRFIIASDVQNPLVGLQGASHVFGPQKGASVEEVNFLDSNMLVWADEIAKTTGIELHNQPGAGAAGGIGGAFQAFFPIEMKRGVDVVLEYTKLEDELENADLVITGEGKVDSQTIFGKTALGVAQLAKSNNVPTIIIAGSIGEDIEALYDHGVVSINSIINRPMTLKEAVDNAEGLLTSCAEQVVRSYFYKSVNEKGRLLI, encoded by the coding sequence ATGAGAATTATTATTGCCCCAGATTCATTTAAAGGGAGTTTAAGCGCAGTTGAAGCAGCAAGTTCCATAGACAGAGGCATAAAAAAAGTGTTTAGTGATGCTGAAACTATATTACTCCCTGTTGGTGATGGTGGTGAAGGTACAATGGAAACTTTAGTCGCAGCAACAGGGGGGGAAATAAGAAAGGTACTTGTAATTGGGCCTCTAGGCAATCAAATAGAAGCAGCATATGGAGTACTAGGAGACGGAGAAACCTGTGTTATTGAAATGGCTTCTGCATCTGGACTACAGCTAGTACCTGAAGGAGAGCTTTGTCCTCTAGAAGCAACTACGTATGGTACAGGAGAGTTGATCTTACAAGCTCTTAATGATGGTTTCACTACTTTCATTATTGGTTTGGGTGGTTCTGCAACAAATGATGGAGGAAGTGGAATGTTACAGGCACTGGGAATGCATCTTTTGGATGAACAAGGAAATGAGATTAGCTGGGGAGGAGGAGAGTTAAGTAAGGTTAATCGTATTGACATAAATTCTTTTGATAAAAGAATTAGTAAAAGTAGATTTATCATTGCTTCTGACGTTCAAAATCCATTAGTTGGTCTACAAGGAGCTTCTCATGTTTTTGGACCTCAAAAAGGCGCCTCAGTAGAAGAGGTTAATTTCTTGGATAGTAATATGCTTGTTTGGGCGGATGAGATTGCTAAAACCACAGGAATTGAACTTCATAATCAGCCGGGTGCTGGTGCAGCAGGTGGAATAGGAGGAGCATTTCAAGCATTCTTTCCAATTGAGATGAAACGTGGAGTAGATGTAGTACTTGAGTACACTAAACTAGAAGATGAATTGGAAAATGCTGATTTAGTTATTACAGGAGAAGGAAAAGTTGATAGTCAAACAATATTTGGAAAAACTGCGTTAGGAGTCGCTCAACTAGCAAAAAGTAATAATGTTCCAACCATTATTATAGCTGGATCTATAGGGGAGGACATTGAGGCTCTTTATGATCATGGTGTTGTAAGTATAAATAGCATTATAAATAGGCCAATGACGTTAAAAGAAGCAGTTGATAATGCAGAAGGGTTACTAACTTCATGCGCTGAACAAGTTGTTCGATCTTATTTCTATAAAAGTGTAAATGAAAAAGGGAGGTTATTAATTTGA